The uncultured Fibrobacter sp. sequence CGCCGAGGTATTCGCGGTTCATCTTGGCGATGTAATCCACGGTGATACCCTTCGGGCATGCGGCCTGGCATTCGTAAAGGTTCGTGCAGTTGCCGAAGCCTTCCTTGTCCATCTGGGCGACCATGGCCAAGACGCGCTTCTTTGCCTCGACCTTGCCCTGCGGCAAGAAGCTGAGGTGAGAAACCTTCGCAGAAACGAAGAGCATAGCGGATGCGTTCTTACAGGCGGCCACGCAGGCACCGCAACCAATGCAAGCGGCAGCGTCGAAGGCGCGGTCGGCATCAGCCTTGGGAACCGGAATCGTGGAAGCTTCAGGAGCGGCACCGGTGTTGACGGAAACGAAACCACCGGCAGCGATGATGCGGTCGAAAGCGGTACGGTCCACGGCGCAGTCACGGATAACCGGGAATGCGGCGGCGCGCCACGGTTCGATCACGATGGTGTCGCC is a genomic window containing:
- a CDS encoding succinate dehydrogenase/fumarate reductase iron-sulfur subunit codes for the protein MSGLNLTLKIWRQKDAKTKGQFETVKINDVSPDMSFLEMLDIVNEEQMKQGKEGFAFDHDCREGICGMCSLVINGMPHGPDHATTTCQLHMRKFKDGDTIVIEPWRAAAFPVIRDCAVDRTAFDRIIAAGGFVSVNTGAAPEASTIPVPKADADRAFDAAACIGCGACVAACKNASAMLFVSAKVSHLSFLPQGKVEAKKRVLAMVAQMDKEGFGNCTNLYECQAACPKGITVDYIAKMNREYLGATVTYAEKVYGKD